A stretch of the Fusarium musae strain F31 chromosome 2, whole genome shotgun sequence genome encodes the following:
- a CDS encoding hypothetical protein (EggNog:ENOG41~BUSCO:EOG0926591L) produces the protein MAGGNPKHFNLQDDPFELFLLGEGEKKIEEKVFSGMSNTSDFVLMKEDHTLGNLLSEHLKMHPNVYMAGYKIAHPNVPELFIRVQTDGTITPRDVFTSVCEKLIKQLEMLHQEFTREWELRRITNTGEQGNMQNGH, from the exons ATGGCCGGTGGTAACCCCAAGCATTTCAATCTCCAAGATGACCC TTTCGAGTTGTTCCTGCTCGGAGAGGGCGAGAAGAAGATAGAGGAAAAGGTCTTCTCAG GAATGTCCAATACCTCCGATTTTGTCCTCATGAAAGAAGACCACACTCTTGGTAACCTTCTCTCTGAGCACCTCAAGATGCACCCTAATGTCTATATGGCTGGGTATAAGA TTGCTCATCCCAATGTTCCTGAACTTTTTATACGAGTCCAGACAGATGGAACCATAACCCCCCGCGATGTGTTTACTTCTGTCTGTGAGAAGCTCATTAAACAGCTCGAGATGCTGCATCAGGAGTTCACGCGAGAGTGGGAATTGAGACGAATCACCAACACTGGTGAGCAGGGAAACATGCAGAACGGCCACTGA
- the LSM5 gene encoding RNA-binding protein lsm5 (EggNog:ENOG41), which translates to MASQLLPLELIDKCVGSRIWVIMKGDKEFSGTLVGFDDYVNMVLEDVTEFDYSGNHTKLPKILLNGNNICMLIPGGEGPEGAA; encoded by the exons ATGGCATCCCAGCTGTTACCTCTCG AGCTTATCGACAAGTGTGTAGGCTCCAGGATTTGGGTCATTATGAAGGGTGACAAGG AATTCAGCGGAACTCTTGTCGGTTTCGATGACTACGTTA ACATGGTTTTGGAGGATGTGACCGAGTT TGACTATTCGGGTAACCACACTAAACTTCCCAAGATCCTCCTGAACGGCAACAACATCTGCATG TTGATCCCTGGTGGCGAAGGTCCAGAAGGAGCTGCTTGA
- a CDS encoding hypothetical protein (EggNog:ENOG41), whose product MDRGVNIIDFCTGTGCIPLGVFSSLQHSVDNLTVRGVDVSPVALRLAQENIARNVRLGTLIRPTKHKRLDITRANVFSDGDMQQLAVTPWDIIVSNPPYISEDIWHYGRGQLGYSVRKYEPRLALVPDKDLPCTSRCNPADVFYARLLDITELLKPRVVLLEIGDDEQARRVLQLYFNHPIAQKSRTEIWRDLPDFEGAKGTEIVLHLNEQKEECRVPAER is encoded by the exons ATGGACCGTGGAGTAAACATAATCGACTTTTGCACAGGAACTGGTTGTATACCTCTTGGAGTTTTCTCATCCCTCCAGCACTCGGTTGACAACTTGACTGTGCGGGGAGTGGATGTTTCGCCTGTAGCCCTCCGGCTCGCACAGGAGAACATCGCACGAAACGTCAGGCTTGGAACTTTGATCAGGCCTACAAAACACAAGCGGCTTGACATCACAAGAGCAAATGTTTTTAGTGATGGCGACATGCAGCAGCTCGCCGTTACCCCCTGGGACATTATCGTTTCTAATCCTCCATATATATCAGAAGATATCTGGCATTATGGCCGTGGGCAACTCGGATATTCAGTCCGAAAATATGAACCACGCCTCGCATTGGTTCCTGACAAGGACCTCCCTTGCACTAGTAGATGCAACCCAGCAGACGTTTTTTATGCACGGCTTTTGGACATTACAGAACTCTTGAAGCCCAGGGTGGTACTGCTCGAAATCGGCGACGATGAGCAGGCCCGTCGTGTGTTGCAGCTGTACTTCAACCATCCAATTGCCCAAAAGTCAAGGACTGAAATTTGGCGTGACTTGCCTGATTTCGAGGGAGCCAAGGGCACAGAGATCGTCTTGCATCTCAATGAACAAAAGGAAGAATGCCGAGTTCCG GCAGAGCGATAG
- the YTA12 gene encoding Mitochondrial inner membrane m-AAA protease component (EggNog:ENOG41~MEROPS:MER0002605) encodes MSRFLRQSSQLARATRLSTQPALRLCARPSLVTRSIPAKTSAAFAIRARTYSSQPPPPGKDPRSNPEKDDEHGSKPLNQHSAKNGPDGSKSEAPKPPPLPEGWIHLNKEELAHLEEFTSRLPEAQRPVAKDILEKLQIVGAPAETRDLLQKQRQNGNLSILDKGRLMRCVYMVTERIIELEDQQDNRDGQFSSFRMDQEPKTQDGKDSTDKSKQHQQQQQKGGKLPKNERSGWLEAVQTGIAIGVTVWIAELFANPFSEKEITWQEMRKAFLDKGLVQKLIVVNGSHVRVELHPSATGATGEGGQPARKSYVFSIGSVESFERKLEQAQDELGIPPSERIPVSYEAGGSTLGNLLLAFGPTLLFIGLILWTQRSMGGRGGAGGGMFNFGKSKAKKFNAESAVKVKFSDVAGLEEAKTEIMEFVSFLKQPEKFEKLGAKIPRGAILAGPPGTGKTLLAKATAGESGVPFFSVSGSEFVEMFVGVGPSRVRDLFAEGRKNAPCIIFIDEIDAIGRARQESGRGFGGNDEREATLNQILTEMDGFNTREQVVVLAGTNRADMLDKALMRPGRFDRHIFIDRPTMKGRQEIFKVYLNKIVTNEDHEYLVGRLATLTPGFSGADIANVVNEAALIAARGNADEVKMDHFERAIERVIGGLERKSLVLKPEEKKTVAYHEAGHAICGWFLEHADPLLKVSIIPRGQGALGYAQYLPQDAYLMNTNQLMDRMAMTMGGRVSEELHFPTVTTGASDDFKKVSQMARNMVTQWGMSEKVGPVHFENDPNRMQKPFAESTAQQIDQEVSRIVEAAYQRCRDLLTSKKKEVGLIAQELLKKEVLVRDDMVRILGKRPFGDNEDFEKYFGGGKEESTPPPFPEETDTPKDPPAPAPAFKKLE; translated from the exons ATGTCGAGATTTTTAAGACAATCAAGCCAGCTCGCACGAGCGACAAGATTGTCAACGCAGCCTGCACTACGATTATGTGCAAGACCGTCACTTGTCACCCGATCGATCCCCGCAAAGACTTCTGCCGCATTCGCCATTCGAGCAAGGACATATTCCTCGCAACCCCCTCCTCCCGGCAAAGATCCCCGATCAAACCCGGAAAAGGATGATGAGCATGGAAGCAAGCCATTGAATCAACACAGTGCAAAGAACGGGCCCGATGGAAGCAAGTCTGAAGCACCAAAGCCGCCACCTCTACCCGAAGGCTGGATTCACTTGAACAAGGAGGAACTGGCACATCTCGAGGAATTTACAAGTCGACTTCCAGAAGCTCAAAGGCCGGTGGCGAAGGACATTCTTGAGAAACTTCAAATTGTTGGCGCCCCTGCTGAGACccgagatcttcttcaaAAGCAACGACAGAACGGCAACCTTTCGATCTTGGACAAGGGAAGGCTCATGCGATGTGTATACATGGTCACAGAACGGATAATAGAATTGGAAGATCAACAGGACAACCGGGATGGCCAATTTTCCTCCTTCCGCATGGACCAGGAACCGAAGACCCAGGACGGAAAGGATAGCACTGACAAGTCGAagcaacatcagcagcagcaacagaaGGGTGGCAAGCTACCGAAGAATGAGCGCAGCGGGTGGCTGGAGGCTGTCCAGACTGGTATCGCCATTGGTGTCACTGTATGGATTGCGGAGCTCTTTGCCAACCCTTTctctgagaaggagattACTTGGCAAGAGATGCGGAAAGCATTCCTGGATAAGGGCCTGGTTCAGAAGCTGATTGTTGTTAACGGCTCACATGTGCGGGTAGAGCTTCATCCATCTGCAACCGGAGCTACTGGTGAGGGCGGGCAACCTGCGAGAAAGAGCTACGTTTTCTCCATAGGGTCTGTTGAATCCTTCGAGCGAAAGCTGGAACAGGCGCAAGATGAGCTTGGTATTCCGCCTTCTGAAAGGATACCTGTGAGCTATGAGGCTGGAGGTAGCACCCTTGGCAACCTTCTTCTGGCCTTTGGCCCTACACTGCTCTTCATCGGGTTGATCCTCTGGACTCAGCGGTCAATGGGTGGACgtggtggtgctggaggAGGTATGTTCAACTTCGGCAAGAGCAAGGCTAAGAAGTTCAACGCCGAGAGTGCTGTTAAGGTCAAATTCTCAGATGTTGCTGGCCTCGAAGAGGCAAAAACCGAGATCATGGAGTTTGTGAGCTTCCTGAAGCAGCCCGAGAAATTCGAAAAGCTAGGTGCCAAGATCCCTCGAGGTGCTATCTTAGCTGGCCCCCCTGGTACTGGCAAGACATTGCTTGCCAAGGCCACAGCTGGCGAGTCTGGAGTACCATTCTTCAGTGTAAGCGGTTCTGAGTTCGTTGAAATGTTTGTCGGTGTCGGACCTTCACGTGTGAGAGATTTATTCGCCGAAGGACGTAAGAACGCCCcctgcatcatcttcattgacGAGATTGACGCAATTGGACGTGCGCGACAGGAGAGCGGCCGGGGATTCGGTGGTAATGATGAGCGGGAAGCGACTCTGAACCAGATTCTCACTGAAATGGACGGTTTCAATACTCGCGAGcaggttgttgttcttgctgGCACCAATCGAGCGGATATGCTCGACAAGGCCTTGATGCGACCAGGGCGATTTGACAGACATATCTTCATCGATCGTCCTACGATGAAAGGCCGCCAGGAAATCTTCAAGGTGTATCTGAACAAGATTGTAACAAACGAGGACCACGAATACCTTGTTGGTCGCCTGGCAACTCTGACCCCTGGATTCTCCGGTGCTGATATTGCCAACGTTGTCAATGAGGCTGCTCTAATCG CTGCCCGAGGCAATGCTGATGAGGTCAAGATGGACCACTTTGAGCGGGCCATTGAGCGGGTTATAGGAGGTCTTGAGCGCAAGTCTCTCGTGCTGAAgccagaggagaagaagactgtTGCATACCATGAGGCTGGACACGCCATCTGTGGTTGGTTCCTGGAACATGCTGATCCTCTTCTTAAGGTCTCCATTATTCCCCGCGGCCAAGGTGCTCTGGGTTATGCTCAGTACCTGCCCCAGGATGCTTACCTGATGAACACCAACCAGCTCATGGACCGAATGGCTATGACAATGGGTGGCCGTGTATCTGAGGAGCTTCATTTCCCCACGGTGACAACAGGTGCTAGTGATGACTTCAAGAAGGTTTCCCAGATGGCACGAAACATGGTAACCCAATGGGGCATGTCCGAGAAGGTGGGCCCCGTTCACTTTGAGAATGACCCCAACCGCATGCAGAAGCCATTTGCAGAATCTACTGCCCAGCAGATCGACCAGGAGGTTTCCCGAATCGTGGAGGCAGCTTACCAGCGATGCCGAGACCTTCTGACCTCGAAAAAGAAGGAAGTTGGGCTAATCGCCCAGGAGttgctcaagaaggaggttCTCGTCCGAGATGACATGGTTCGTATCTTGGGCAAGCGACCATTTGG